In Pedobacter heparinus DSM 2366, the following are encoded in one genomic region:
- a CDS encoding pseudouridine synthase produces the protein MIKNNNRNSRDDKSKPGNRSTTGKKPDGAGASYKGKSKFDDKEGKDNKFGDSKDFKPRTSRTPGAFGASRGPKESDRKDFKPRAGKDGDSKSFGSRGTGSRDFKPGNRDSDNRDFKPRSSKDGGSRENPAGESKRSYIKKDNFSTGGDKPFRKFDDKKGQSPRSTDSRPFRKREDEQAKQGFKPWEGRPEREERGERGERGERGSRQERNNTWNGPEKAPTMRGRKNAPVQKDDGLIRLNRYISNSGICSRRKADELIEAGVVSVNGEVVSELGHKIDPVKDQVRYNGELLKREKKIYVLLNKPKDYITTTDDPQERRTVMQLVEKASRERIYPVGRLDRNTTGLLLMTNDGDLADKLSHPKNGITKIYHVELSRSLSQGDLNKIQFGLELEDGIIKPDSVSYVTGGSKREVGIQIHSGKNRIVRRIFEHLGYDVVKLDRVVYGNLTKKDLPRGRWRYLEEHELIQIKHLIK, from the coding sequence ATGATCAAAAACAACAACAGGAACAGTCGGGATGACAAGTCCAAACCGGGAAACCGAAGCACAACAGGCAAAAAACCAGATGGAGCAGGTGCTTCATACAAGGGAAAAAGCAAGTTTGACGATAAAGAGGGGAAAGACAATAAATTTGGTGACTCAAAGGATTTTAAACCGAGAACGTCGAGAACCCCAGGAGCATTTGGTGCTTCGAGAGGCCCAAAAGAAAGTGACAGAAAGGATTTCAAACCAAGAGCAGGAAAAGACGGTGATTCAAAAAGCTTCGGTTCAAGAGGCACAGGCTCTAGAGACTTTAAACCTGGCAACAGAGACAGCGACAACAGGGATTTTAAACCCCGCTCTTCTAAAGATGGCGGTTCAAGAGAAAATCCTGCCGGAGAAAGTAAACGCAGCTATATAAAGAAAGATAATTTTAGTACCGGAGGGGATAAACCTTTCCGGAAATTCGATGATAAAAAAGGTCAGAGCCCAAGAAGTACTGACAGCAGGCCCTTTAGAAAAAGGGAAGATGAGCAAGCCAAACAAGGCTTTAAGCCATGGGAAGGCCGTCCCGAGCGGGAAGAACGCGGAGAGCGTGGAGAGCGTGGAGAGCGTGGCAGCCGCCAGGAACGCAACAATACCTGGAACGGCCCGGAAAAGGCACCTACCATGCGGGGCAGAAAAAATGCCCCTGTCCAGAAAGATGACGGCCTGATCCGTTTAAACCGTTACATTTCAAATTCAGGCATCTGCTCCCGCCGTAAAGCCGATGAACTGATTGAAGCTGGCGTAGTTTCTGTAAATGGTGAAGTGGTTTCGGAACTGGGCCACAAAATAGACCCGGTAAAAGATCAGGTACGCTATAATGGCGAACTGCTGAAACGTGAAAAAAAGATTTACGTACTGCTCAATAAACCTAAAGATTATATCACCACAACCGACGATCCACAGGAACGCCGTACAGTAATGCAACTGGTAGAAAAAGCCAGCCGCGAACGCATTTATCCTGTAGGCAGGTTAGACAGGAATACTACAGGCTTATTGCTGATGACCAATGATGGCGACCTGGCCGATAAGCTTTCCCATCCTAAAAACGGAATCACCAAAATATATCATGTAGAACTGAGCAGGAGTTTAAGCCAGGGCGACCTGAACAAAATTCAGTTCGGATTGGAGCTGGAAGATGGGATCATTAAACCTGATTCTGTATCTTACGTAACCGGGGGTTCTAAGCGCGAAGTAGGTATCCAGATCCATAGCGGAAAAAACAGGATTGTACGTCGTATATTCGAACATCTTGGATATGATGTGGTGAAACTAGACCGCGTGGTTTATGGAAACCTGACCAAAAAAGACCTTCCCCGTGGAAGATGGCGCTACCTGGAAGAGCATGAGCTGATCCAGATCAAACACCTGATAAAGTAA
- a CDS encoding lytic transglycosylase domain-containing protein: MIKKHIIPCTVIIALLVMAKVFAYNMPQAAESISKEEKSTTKKDTVTTKIRKPLSLMAQLNFAEESLPIGDARVEKKMKKTLAAHYFSNLQTNMLHRKAAEWFPIIEPILAAYGIPEDFKYMPLVESGLNSGVSPKGAAGFWQFMPGTARMYGLKVNSKVDERNNLRKSTIAAAKYIKELYGIFDSWTLVAAAYNVGDSHMKRQINRQNQDNYFKMKLNNETGGYVYKLISMKEIMKDPVRYGYRAPRALLAYNAEKAEEKRSE, encoded by the coding sequence ATGATAAAGAAACACATCATACCATGTACGGTAATTATTGCATTACTGGTTATGGCAAAAGTGTTTGCTTACAACATGCCCCAAGCAGCGGAGAGTATTTCAAAAGAAGAAAAAAGTACAACAAAAAAAGACACAGTAACAACAAAGATCAGGAAGCCATTATCTCTTATGGCTCAGTTAAATTTTGCAGAAGAGTCGCTACCTATTGGTGATGCCAGGGTAGAGAAAAAAATGAAAAAGACACTCGCTGCACATTATTTCAGCAATTTACAAACCAATATGCTGCACAGAAAGGCAGCGGAATGGTTTCCGATTATCGAACCTATCCTGGCCGCTTACGGCATTCCGGAAGATTTTAAATATATGCCTTTGGTAGAGTCGGGGTTAAATAGTGGGGTTTCGCCTAAAGGTGCTGCAGGTTTCTGGCAATTTATGCCCGGAACTGCCCGAATGTATGGCTTAAAAGTGAATTCAAAGGTAGATGAGCGCAACAACTTACGTAAATCTACTATCGCGGCAGCCAAATACATTAAAGAGCTTTATGGCATTTTTGACAGCTGGACACTGGTTGCTGCTGCTTATAATGTAGGCGACAGCCACATGAAGCGCCAGATTAACAGGCAAAACCAGGATAATTATTTTAAGATGAAGCTGAACAATGAAACGGGGGGCTATGTTTATAAACTGATATCCATGAAAGAGATCATGAAAGATCCGGTTCGTTATGGCTATAGGGCCCCAAGGGCCTTGCTGGCTTATAATGCAGAAAAAGCTGAAGAAAAACGTTCAGAATAA
- a CDS encoding sialidase, protein MKGSIFLKFSFVHLSGVILFVFSYSMGYGQDAGREPRPLLDYKIQLDVVSSGYNGIDNWFHPHAGIVPKKGLNEVVLTMQKWLIGRSDVFFALSHLKSKDLGKTWSDPKEDTQTLGRVPMGTELEMGLSDFSPKWHKKTKKLLGTGHTIPYRDNHHAQNEKRYTAWSIYDTKDNSWSAWATLKLPDTNRFYNAGAGSTQRLDLPNGDILLPIYFKAKDVNVYSATVLRCKFDGKQLSYLAYGDVLSYHIGRGFTEPSLTFYKQNFYLTLRNDSAAYVAVSKDGLHYSKPKVWRFDNGEDVGSYNTQQHWVTHNNGLFLVYTRRSTDNENVVRHRAPLFIAEVDPERLVVIRESERILVPNKGAQLGNFGVVNVNKNETWITTSEGMSGRQPTKYGADGRVYVARIIWSKPNKNWDKY, encoded by the coding sequence ATGAAAGGTAGTATTTTTCTTAAATTTTCTTTTGTACATCTATCTGGGGTAATTCTTTTTGTCTTTTCCTATTCAATGGGTTATGGTCAGGATGCTGGTCGGGAGCCACGTCCATTATTGGATTATAAAATACAGCTGGATGTGGTCAGTTCCGGTTATAATGGTATCGACAATTGGTTTCATCCTCATGCTGGAATTGTTCCTAAAAAGGGGCTGAATGAGGTCGTCTTAACCATGCAAAAATGGCTGATTGGCAGGAGTGACGTTTTTTTTGCCCTGTCACATTTAAAAAGTAAAGACCTCGGTAAAACCTGGTCGGATCCTAAGGAAGATACGCAGACGCTAGGTCGCGTGCCCATGGGAACTGAGCTTGAAATGGGATTGTCAGACTTCAGTCCAAAATGGCATAAAAAAACAAAGAAATTACTTGGAACCGGCCATACGATCCCATACAGAGACAATCATCATGCTCAAAATGAGAAGCGTTACACCGCCTGGTCCATTTATGACACAAAAGACAACTCCTGGTCTGCATGGGCAACTTTGAAGCTGCCAGATACCAATAGGTTTTATAATGCCGGTGCAGGAAGTACACAGCGGCTGGATTTACCCAATGGCGATATTTTGTTACCCATTTATTTTAAAGCAAAAGACGTTAATGTGTATAGCGCGACGGTCTTGCGCTGTAAATTTGATGGCAAACAATTGAGCTATTTAGCCTATGGAGATGTGCTCAGTTATCACATCGGTAGAGGGTTTACAGAACCATCCCTTACATTTTATAAACAAAATTTTTACTTGACGTTACGTAATGACTCTGCGGCATATGTAGCAGTGAGTAAGGATGGCTTGCATTATTCCAAGCCAAAAGTCTGGCGTTTTGATAATGGAGAAGATGTAGGAAGTTATAATACACAACAGCACTGGGTAACACATAATAATGGTTTATTTCTAGTTTATACGAGGCGCAGTACCGACAATGAAAACGTAGTTCGCCACAGAGCCCCGCTCTTTATTGCTGAAGTAGATCCTGAGCGGCTGGTAGTTATACGTGAATCTGAACGTATTTTGGTGCCAAATAAAGGTGCACAATTGGGCAATTTTGGAGTGGTCAATGTCAATAAGAACGAAACGTGGATTACCACCTCGGAAGGGATGTCGGGACGTCAGCCAACAAAATATGGCGCAGACGGAAGGGTATATGTTGCGCGGATCATTTGGTCTAAACCCAATAAAAATTGGGATAAATACTAA
- a CDS encoding SusC/RagA family TonB-linked outer membrane protein, with the protein MTKKTTKFSRKDSIRWLGTVLSMAVVIVPPFIPLSLSAKAVDIGKVASVTYGLNERRSLFQERVITGRVSDVNEAGIIGAGIRVKGTKIATVSDLNGNFSITIPNNDAILEFTSIGYASKEVAVKGLKEVRVTLQESTSTMDEVVITSFGTQKKESVVSAISTVRPSTMRNSSSNLTTALAGRVGGVIAYQRSGEPGLDNAEFYIRGVTTFSTSGKRDPLILIDGVEMATNDLARLNVDDIESFSVLKDASSAALYGARGANGVILVTTKVGAVDKLAISVRAEQSNSYNSKLAQLADPITYMKLHNEAVRTRNALVDLPYSSSKIRETELGTDPLRYPSVNWYDYLIDDKAINRRLNLNLNGGGQSVQYYLASNFQNDKGILKQSEENLVENNININRLQIRSNVTIKFAPTTTGVVRAYGSFDDRTGPYIPNMVDEDNKTVSGGAAVFRAARNASPVRFLPFYPADAANEYTNHILFGMNPEMSFSNPWAQVVSSFQESKESMMLLQMEMDHKFTGNLEGLNVRGAFNAMRKAYYAQTRGYVPFFYSLANTIDGSYQLTPLNPDSGTEYLNFVSQGRTVNASQYGELRLTYNKIFNKKHDLNATLVGTIRNETGTIQYDARVSDDLQASLARRNISSAGRLSYNYDTRYVLELNFGYNGTERFAEKNRWGFFPTAGVGWMISNEPFMKGVKDVISKLQLRATYGKVGNDQIGSLYDRFFYLSQIDMNGTGYWFGLNRNYRSGISINRYANDLITWEVAKKLNIGLNIGLFNDLTLIADFFQETRSNILQDRVDIPTTMGLRGIPQANVGVAQGRGFDLELTYNKMFNNGLSLIVNGNFTYAASTVKKWEEPDYSDVPWRTRVGQKINQKIGYIAERLFIDEEEVNNSPRQLFGEYGAGDIKYKDINNDGQINTDDMVAIGYPTVPEIIYGNSISLAYKAFDINFFIQGSARSSFFINPAGISPFLNQGQKALMQTIADDHWSETNRNIEAFWPRLSEYTISNNNQTSTHWLRNGTFIRLKQAEIGYTLPNRLTKRARMSMMRVYLSGTNLFYLSKFKMWDPEMGGLGLGYPVQRVFNLGLNVKF; encoded by the coding sequence ATGACAAAAAAAACTACAAAATTTAGTCGAAAGGACTCAATCAGGTGGTTAGGTACAGTTCTATCTATGGCTGTAGTAATCGTGCCGCCTTTTATTCCCCTTTCACTTAGTGCAAAGGCTGTGGATATTGGTAAAGTGGCGTCCGTTACCTATGGTCTTAATGAACGCAGGTCCTTGTTTCAGGAGCGTGTCATAACCGGCCGGGTCAGCGACGTTAATGAGGCTGGAATAATCGGAGCGGGTATAAGGGTTAAAGGGACAAAAATTGCTACTGTTTCGGATTTGAATGGAAACTTTTCTATCACAATTCCGAACAACGATGCCATACTGGAGTTTACCTCTATTGGCTATGCCTCAAAAGAAGTGGCTGTTAAAGGCTTAAAGGAAGTTCGTGTCACCTTGCAAGAGTCAACATCTACGATGGACGAGGTTGTCATCACCTCTTTTGGTACACAGAAAAAGGAAAGTGTGGTTAGTGCTATTTCAACAGTTCGACCTTCTACCATGAGAAATTCGTCAAGTAACCTGACGACCGCTTTGGCAGGAAGGGTTGGTGGTGTGATTGCCTATCAACGGTCTGGAGAACCAGGACTGGATAACGCCGAATTTTACATCCGTGGCGTTACGACTTTTAGTACATCGGGTAAACGGGATCCGCTGATCCTGATTGATGGGGTAGAAATGGCAACAAACGACCTTGCCCGGTTGAACGTAGACGACATCGAATCCTTTTCCGTACTAAAGGATGCCAGTTCTGCGGCACTGTATGGCGCACGTGGAGCAAACGGCGTGATTCTCGTGACAACAAAGGTAGGAGCGGTAGACAAACTGGCGATCAGTGTAAGAGCTGAACAGTCCAACTCTTATAATTCTAAGTTAGCCCAACTGGCCGATCCTATTACCTACATGAAACTTCACAACGAAGCGGTGCGAACGCGCAACGCCCTGGTAGACTTGCCCTATTCTTCTTCGAAAATCAGGGAAACAGAGCTGGGCACCGACCCGCTTCGATATCCATCCGTAAACTGGTATGACTATTTAATAGACGATAAGGCGATCAACCGCCGTCTTAACCTGAACCTCAACGGTGGGGGACAATCTGTACAATATTACCTGGCTTCCAACTTTCAGAATGACAAGGGAATACTAAAACAAAGCGAAGAAAATCTGGTCGAGAACAACATCAATATCAATCGGCTTCAGATACGCTCGAATGTGACCATTAAGTTTGCGCCAACCACTACTGGTGTTGTGCGTGCATACGGATCATTTGATGATCGGACTGGCCCTTATATTCCTAATATGGTAGACGAGGATAATAAGACAGTATCGGGCGGCGCTGCAGTATTCCGCGCTGCCCGAAATGCGTCGCCGGTACGGTTCCTCCCATTTTATCCGGCAGACGCAGCCAACGAATATACTAACCATATCCTTTTCGGGATGAATCCGGAAATGAGTTTTTCCAACCCCTGGGCGCAAGTGGTGAGCTCATTCCAGGAATCAAAAGAGTCCATGATGCTGTTGCAAATGGAAATGGATCATAAATTTACCGGGAATCTGGAGGGTTTAAACGTAAGAGGAGCATTCAACGCGATGCGAAAAGCGTATTATGCGCAAACCCGTGGCTATGTTCCATTTTTTTACAGTCTTGCCAATACCATAGACGGTTCCTACCAATTGACACCGCTCAATCCAGACAGTGGTACTGAGTATCTGAACTTTGTAAGTCAGGGCAGGACGGTCAATGCGTCCCAGTACGGTGAACTTCGCCTAACGTACAACAAAATCTTTAATAAAAAGCATGATCTCAATGCCACATTGGTTGGTACGATCAGGAATGAAACTGGTACCATTCAATATGATGCGAGAGTGTCTGATGACCTTCAGGCCTCTCTTGCACGAAGGAACATCTCTTCAGCGGGCAGGTTATCTTATAATTATGATACCCGCTACGTTCTGGAGCTAAACTTTGGATATAACGGTACCGAACGTTTCGCCGAGAAGAACCGTTGGGGATTTTTTCCTACTGCCGGAGTTGGGTGGATGATCAGCAACGAACCGTTTATGAAAGGTGTGAAGGATGTGATATCTAAATTACAATTACGTGCTACGTATGGTAAGGTTGGAAACGATCAGATAGGGTCTTTGTATGATCGGTTTTTCTACCTGTCTCAGATCGATATGAACGGGACCGGATATTGGTTTGGTTTGAACAGAAACTACCGTTCGGGTATTTCAATCAATCGGTATGCCAACGACCTGATCACCTGGGAAGTTGCAAAAAAGTTGAATATAGGTTTAAATATTGGATTGTTCAACGATCTGACGCTTATCGCTGACTTTTTTCAGGAAACCCGAAGTAATATTCTTCAGGACCGGGTAGATATACCAACTACTATGGGTCTTCGGGGGATCCCTCAGGCAAATGTTGGAGTGGCACAGGGAAGGGGATTTGATTTGGAGCTAACCTACAACAAAATGTTCAATAACGGTTTATCGTTAATCGTAAATGGCAATTTCACTTATGCAGCCAGCACAGTTAAGAAGTGGGAAGAACCTGATTATAGTGATGTTCCCTGGCGTACCCGCGTTGGACAGAAGATCAATCAGAAGATAGGTTATATCGCCGAGCGACTGTTCATTGATGAGGAAGAAGTAAACAACTCGCCCAGACAATTATTTGGAGAATACGGTGCAGGAGATATTAAATACAAGGACATCAACAATGACGGTCAGATCAATACGGACGATATGGTAGCCATTGGTTACCCGACTGTTCCTGAGATCATTTACGGAAACTCGATCTCGTTAGCTTATAAAGCCTTCGACATCAACTTCTTTATTCAGGGGTCTGCCAGATCCTCGTTCTTTATAAACCCCGCTGGTATCTCTCCCTTCCTCAACCAGGGACAAAAAGCGCTGATGCAGACGATCGCAGACGATCACTGGTCTGAAACGAACAGAAATATAGAAGCATTCTGGCCCCGCCTATCTGAGTACACCATCTCAAATAACAATCAGACGAGTACGCATTGGCTGCGAAACGGAACCTTTATAAGACTAAAACAGGCGGAAATAGGTTATACTTTACCCAATCGCCTGACTAAAAGAGCCCGCATGAGTATGATGCGGGTGTACCTTAGCGGAACCAATTTGTTTTACCTTTCAAAGTTTAAGATGTGGGATCCGGAAATGGGCGGGCTAGGCCTGGGATATCCGGTTCAGCGCGTGTTTAACTTAGGTTTGAATGTTAAATTTTAA
- a CDS encoding RagB/SusD family nutrient uptake outer membrane protein, which produces MKNIMRIIVAFSLMGMMSCKYLDVVPNDTATLDHAFSNRSVMDKFLRTCYSHLPDPTNPFYYPAYFTSRDEFDWRSDSRAGNTPAGQISRGLQNTNNPLQDYWTGGQGGNSMYRAIRDCNIFLENAHIPRDIDELERARWIAEVKFLKAYYHFFLMQLYGPIVLVKENLPLSATPEETKVYREPVDECVDYIVQLLDEAAVDLPLALPDPATEQGRISKTIALGIKAKVLAWGASPLFNGNPDYAGWIDKRGKQLISTTADPKKWERAAVAIKEAIDAAHAAGHRLYEFNKFAGGAQTFAMNDSLVQLMTVRKAITESIDRNTGVIWATQEQFANGKGGSSFAPLGNMLASLFPVLYSTDQPSYVNYMSASWHMGELFYSNKGVPINEDKTYDYNNRYSLKRATLADHHESYIATGEVTVLLHFFREPRFYANLGIDRGFFELSTTTTNGGVSFAPFIKSRPDEVGPAAGHGAYTPKKIIPFESSASQGDVNKRYTAYPYNFPLLRLSDLYLLYSEALNETKGQPDAEVYKWIDEVRAVAGLNGVVQSWQQAAFNPDAPSNKNEMRKIIQRERLIELSFEGQRFWDIRRWKMAAQYWNLRPMSWTPSRETEKFYVPFVYSPVVRQVTFRDYLYPIRDYDLRINPNLVQTYGWVITLSTALELLIKINL; this is translated from the coding sequence ATGAAGAATATAATGAGAATAATAGTAGCCTTTTCCCTGATGGGAATGATGAGCTGCAAATACCTGGATGTGGTACCAAATGACACAGCGACATTGGACCACGCCTTCTCCAATCGCTCCGTAATGGATAAGTTTCTGAGGACATGTTACTCACACTTGCCAGATCCGACCAATCCATTTTACTACCCTGCCTATTTTACCAGCAGGGACGAGTTTGACTGGAGGAGCGATAGCAGGGCTGGAAATACGCCCGCCGGCCAGATTTCCCGTGGACTTCAAAACACCAATAATCCACTGCAGGATTACTGGACGGGAGGTCAGGGAGGTAATTCAATGTATAGGGCCATACGTGACTGCAATATTTTTCTGGAAAACGCACATATTCCCCGTGATATCGATGAACTGGAACGCGCCCGATGGATCGCTGAAGTGAAATTCCTAAAGGCCTATTACCATTTCTTTTTAATGCAATTGTATGGCCCCATCGTGTTGGTGAAAGAAAACCTGCCCTTATCGGCTACTCCTGAGGAAACGAAAGTATATCGCGAACCAGTGGATGAATGTGTAGACTACATCGTGCAGTTGCTGGATGAGGCTGCGGTTGATTTACCATTGGCACTTCCAGATCCGGCGACAGAACAAGGCCGGATTTCCAAAACTATTGCATTGGGCATCAAGGCGAAAGTCTTAGCCTGGGGAGCCAGCCCATTATTTAACGGCAATCCGGATTATGCAGGTTGGATCGATAAACGCGGGAAACAATTGATATCCACTACTGCTGACCCTAAAAAATGGGAGAGAGCTGCTGTAGCCATAAAGGAGGCAATTGATGCTGCCCATGCTGCCGGACACCGCTTATATGAATTCAACAAGTTCGCGGGTGGCGCCCAAACATTCGCGATGAATGACAGTTTGGTGCAGTTGATGACTGTCAGAAAGGCGATCACTGAATCGATCGACCGAAATACAGGAGTAATCTGGGCCACACAGGAACAATTTGCAAATGGTAAAGGTGGTTCCAGCTTTGCTCCGCTAGGAAATATGCTTGCAAGTCTTTTTCCGGTATTGTATAGTACGGATCAGCCTAGTTATGTCAACTACATGTCTGCTTCCTGGCATATGGGTGAATTGTTTTATTCCAACAAGGGTGTTCCGATTAATGAAGATAAAACGTATGACTACAATAACAGATATAGCTTAAAACGGGCAACGTTGGCAGATCATCATGAATCTTATATTGCTACCGGCGAAGTAACCGTCCTTCTTCACTTCTTCCGGGAGCCGCGTTTTTACGCCAATTTAGGGATCGACAGAGGATTCTTTGAGCTATCCACTACTACAACCAATGGCGGTGTCTCATTTGCCCCCTTCATTAAGAGTCGTCCCGATGAGGTTGGACCTGCAGCGGGCCATGGTGCATATACGCCTAAAAAGATTATCCCCTTTGAGTCATCCGCCAGCCAGGGAGATGTGAATAAGCGATATACAGCATATCCTTATAACTTTCCTTTACTACGCTTATCAGATCTTTATCTCCTTTACAGCGAGGCACTGAACGAAACAAAGGGCCAGCCAGATGCAGAGGTCTACAAATGGATTGACGAGGTGCGCGCTGTGGCGGGATTGAATGGCGTAGTACAGTCGTGGCAGCAAGCGGCCTTTAATCCTGACGCACCATCAAATAAAAATGAGATGCGTAAAATTATTCAAAGAGAGCGCCTGATCGAGCTCTCATTTGAGGGACAACGCTTTTGGGATATACGTCGATGGAAAATGGCTGCTCAGTATTGGAACCTCCGTCCAATGTCCTGGACTCCATCAAGAGAAACTGAAAAATTTTATGTTCCTTTCGTCTATAGTCCAGTCGTACGCCAGGTTACATTTAGAGATTACTTGTATCCAATCAGAGACTACGACTTACGGATTAATCCAAATTTGGTTCAAACATATGGTTGGGTAATAACGCTAAGTACAGCATTGGAATTATTAATAAAGATTAATTTATGA
- a CDS encoding DUF4959 domain-containing protein — protein sequence MKKYTFIMAVLVLCTFFACKEEIDKPGGKWSSGPIEVDQITPINGGATITYKLPNDPNLLYVMAEYERNGKMFTEKSSVHKNMLTIEGFNTMGKVPFRLYMVNKQEQRSEPLELAFEPLESLISIARNSLNMVPGFGGIVADWSNPKKTEFGVRLMVKDEKGALVTKEMYFSSSEKERRSFRGFNPKETTFAIAFEDKWGNISDTTLLKTTPFFETVVPKPYADFRSSIPYDNVTNLSGRNISSLWDNIVNTASHGWLTQSGGGSGISMTIDLKQVVKLSRIVIHGYHVNSVYGQANITQFEAWGLKKIDFAKLADRPYWLDEYAVRNKNISGLDGITETTQLPARTFKDDWQYLGWHAIPRYDRMVPPDPQGALNLAANGTEYEIPLEAGPVRYIRIFVREIAGAMPPPVNNYWSMGEITVYGDNTVPQQ from the coding sequence ATGAAAAAATATACATTTATAATGGCGGTATTGGTTTTATGTACCTTTTTCGCCTGCAAAGAGGAAATTGACAAGCCGGGCGGTAAATGGTCTTCCGGACCGATAGAGGTTGATCAGATCACTCCTATTAACGGGGGAGCGACGATTACCTACAAACTCCCGAACGACCCCAACTTACTTTACGTGATGGCAGAATATGAGCGGAACGGGAAAATGTTTACCGAGAAATCCTCTGTTCATAAAAATATGCTTACGATCGAAGGATTTAACACAATGGGCAAAGTGCCATTCCGCCTGTACATGGTTAATAAACAGGAACAGCGTTCAGAGCCTCTTGAATTGGCGTTTGAGCCCCTGGAGTCACTGATTAGCATTGCCAGGAATTCCTTGAATATGGTGCCGGGATTTGGCGGTATTGTTGCGGATTGGAGTAATCCAAAAAAGACAGAATTTGGTGTCCGGTTGATGGTTAAAGATGAAAAAGGCGCTCTGGTAACCAAGGAAATGTATTTTTCCTCGAGCGAAAAGGAACGCCGTTCGTTTCGGGGCTTTAATCCAAAAGAGACTACTTTTGCGATCGCTTTTGAAGATAAGTGGGGAAATATATCGGACACGACATTGCTTAAGACAACTCCATTTTTTGAGACGGTGGTACCGAAACCATATGCGGATTTTCGGTCAAGTATCCCTTATGACAATGTCACAAATCTTTCTGGCAGAAACATTAGTTCACTATGGGACAACATTGTTAATACTGCTTCTCACGGATGGTTGACCCAATCCGGAGGCGGTAGCGGCATATCTATGACTATTGATCTCAAACAAGTTGTCAAGCTCAGTCGGATTGTTATTCATGGTTATCATGTCAACTCCGTTTACGGACAAGCAAATATTACTCAATTTGAGGCATGGGGATTAAAAAAAATAGATTTTGCCAAATTAGCTGACCGTCCGTACTGGCTGGACGAGTATGCCGTTCGCAATAAGAACATCAGCGGCCTCGATGGGATTACCGAAACCACCCAGCTTCCTGCCCGGACATTTAAAGATGACTGGCAATATTTGGGTTGGCATGCCATACCTCGCTATGACAGAATGGTTCCGCCAGATCCCCAGGGCGCATTAAACCTTGCAGCAAACGGTACGGAATACGAAATTCCACTGGAGGCCGGCCCCGTGCGATATATTCGGATATTTGTACGTGAAATTGCAGGCGCAATGCCACCTCCCGTAAACAACTATTGGTCTATGGGAGAGATTACTGTTTATGGCGATAACACAGTTCCACAACAATAG